TGGTACCACCCTCGCATCACCTTCCCCAACCACCGTCCGACCTCGACGATGGAATGGTGGAGCCGGCGGCGAAGTACCTCCTTGATCGCCGCCAGCGTCCGCCGCATTCGCTTCCCCATCGGGCGCCGAACCACGATGAACCTTCCCTTCCGCGTCTTCCCGCACACGTGCGTGAAGCCGAGGAAGTCGAAGGTCTCGGGCTTGCCGTCGCCGCGTGCTGACCGGTCGCTGGCCGCGTGGCGGCCAAACTCGATCAGGCGCGTCTTTTCGGCATGCAGTTCCAGGCCGAACTTGCGGAAGCGTTCCACAAGCTCCCCCTGAAAGCGCTCGGCGTCCGAGCGGTGCTCGAAGCCCACCACGAAGTCGTCGGCGTAGCGGACGATGATGACGTCGCCCGTCGCGTGGCGGCGGCGCCACCCGTCCGCCCACTGATCGAAGACGTAGTGGAGATAGACGTTCGCCAGCAGCGGGCTGATACTCCCGCCCTGGGGCGTGCCCGTCTCCACCTGCCTCCACTGCCCGTCTTCCAGCACGCCGGCCTTGAGCCACTTACGCACGTGGCGGACGACGCGCCGGTCCGCGATGCGATGCTCGACGAACTTCACCAGCCATTCGTGGGAGATGGCGTCGAAGAATCCACGAATGTCCGCGTCGAGCATCCAGTTCACCCGCCGCGCGTGGATGCCCACGGCCAGCGCGTCAAGGGCGTCGTGCGCCCCACGCCCCGGCCGAAAGCCATACGAGAAGCCCCTGAAGTCCACCTCGTACACCGCCTGCAACACCGCCGTCGCCGCCCGCTGGACGAGCTTGTCCTCCAGCGCCGGCACGCCGATGGGGCGTTGCCGCCCGTCGGCCTTCGGGATGTATACGCGGCGCACCGGCTGGGCGCGATACGCGCCCCGCCGCAGTCGCTCCGAGAGGTCCTGAAGGCGGGCCTCCAAGTGCTCCCCATACTCCTGCCACGTCTCGCCGTCCACCCCCGGTGCCGCATGCGGCTTGAGGTTGTAGTACTCCTCGCGGAGGCGGCCAACGTCATAGATGTGGTGCCACAGAGCGGA
This DNA window, taken from Planctomycetota bacterium, encodes the following:
- the ltrA gene encoding group II intron reverse transcriptase/maturase, translating into MSPALDRIRQAAVKDREQRFSALWHHIYDVGRLREEYYNLKPHAAPGVDGETWQEYGEHLEARLQDLSERLRRGAYRAQPVRRVYIPKADGRQRPIGVPALEDKLVQRAATAVLQAVYEVDFRGFSYGFRPGRGAHDALDALAVGIHARRVNWMLDADIRGFFDAISHEWLVKFVEHRIADRRVVRHVRKWLKAGVLEDGQWRQVETGTPQGGSISPLLANVYLHYVFDQWADGWRRRHATGDVIIVRYADDFVVGFEHRSDAERFQGELVERFRKFGLELHAEKTRLIEFGRHAASDRSARGDGKPETFDFLGFTHVCGKTRKGRFIVVRRPMGKRMRRTLAAIKEVLRRRLHHSIVEVGRWLGKVMRGWYQYYAVPLTSPQLGAFRTRVGRLWYGALRRRSYKTRITWERMHRLIACWLPEPRILHPYPWERLRV